One window of Aerococcus tenax genomic DNA carries:
- a CDS encoding M24 family metallopeptidase, with translation MKERIKKLQASLQEESLGAYLVTDSYNLRYMTGFTGTSGLALVTTKNAYFITDFRYTEQAKLQCQGYEVIEAGGSASHSSPLRLIQELLQENGVSQLGYEEQHVTVAQFDDFENVLEVQLVPASGMIEVLRQVKDADEIDKIKKACEITDKAFEYILGYIKPGISEIDIANTLDFKMREFGASGISFDTIVASGKRSAMPHGVATDKLIANHELITIDFGCYYQGYCSDMTRTVAVGQVDSTLEKIYQIVYDANRMVQEALKPGMTGQELDAIARDYIEGQGYGKNFGHSLGHSIGLEVHEAPMAGPNSKNVLKADQFITDEPGIYLENLGGVRIEDDLLIHEDGNEYITKSPRELIVL, from the coding sequence GTGAAAGAACGTATCAAAAAGCTCCAAGCGAGTTTGCAAGAAGAAAGTTTGGGCGCTTATTTAGTGACCGATTCCTATAATTTGCGCTACATGACTGGCTTTACTGGGACAAGTGGACTAGCCTTAGTAACAACCAAGAACGCTTACTTTATTACCGATTTTCGTTACACCGAGCAAGCGAAACTCCAGTGCCAAGGTTATGAGGTCATTGAAGCAGGTGGTTCTGCCTCACATTCTTCCCCCTTGCGTCTGATCCAAGAACTACTCCAAGAAAATGGGGTTAGTCAACTCGGTTATGAAGAACAACATGTGACAGTCGCGCAATTTGACGACTTTGAAAATGTTTTAGAAGTGCAATTGGTGCCTGCTTCCGGGATGATTGAAGTCCTCCGTCAAGTCAAAGACGCTGATGAAATTGACAAGATCAAAAAAGCCTGTGAAATTACTGATAAGGCCTTCGAGTATATCCTGGGCTACATTAAACCGGGGATCAGTGAAATTGATATTGCCAACACCCTGGACTTTAAGATGCGCGAATTCGGTGCTAGTGGGATTTCCTTCGATACCATCGTGGCTTCTGGTAAACGCTCAGCCATGCCTCATGGGGTTGCTACGGATAAATTAATCGCCAACCATGAGTTAATTACCATTGACTTTGGTTGCTACTATCAAGGCTATTGTTCTGACATGACTCGGACCGTAGCCGTGGGACAAGTGGATTCTACCCTAGAGAAGATCTATCAAATTGTCTATGATGCTAACCGCATGGTCCAAGAAGCCCTCAAACCTGGCATGACTGGTCAAGAGTTGGATGCTATTGCTCGTGACTACATCGAAGGCCAAGGCTATGGTAAAAACTTTGGCCACTCACTAGGCCACAGTATCGGTCTGGAAGTCCACGAAGCCCCAATGGCTGGACCAAACAGTAAAAATGTACTCAAGGCCGACCAATTTATTACTGATGAACCAGGAATTTACCTGGAAAACCTAGGTGGTGTCCGGATTGAAGATGACTTACTCATCCATGAAGATGGCAACGAATACATCACCAAATCCCCACGTGAATTGATTGTTTTGTAA
- the nusB gene encoding transcription antitermination factor NusB has protein sequence MNLGLSQIRELAVLTLYQEAMVPESTKEESFAYLLANLDDLEDQLSYEEIDEEQLGQLKSQGLPLEKSQGEMKGNKRFKQAAVSEDEELSLPPYYQELLDGIASHQASIDQAIEDHIQGKWSLKRLEAMNLAILRVGAYEILYGNHDRVPGVVAVDEAIHLARRYSDEASRRFINGVLSSILATAGNKQSEENH, from the coding sequence ATGAATTTAGGATTATCACAAATACGTGAACTAGCGGTACTCACCCTCTACCAAGAGGCTATGGTGCCAGAAAGCACGAAAGAAGAGAGCTTTGCTTACTTATTAGCCAATCTTGACGATCTAGAAGATCAATTGAGCTATGAAGAAATTGATGAAGAACAATTGGGCCAATTGAAGAGTCAAGGCCTCCCCTTGGAGAAGAGCCAAGGGGAAATGAAGGGCAATAAGCGCTTTAAACAAGCGGCTGTCTCAGAAGATGAGGAGCTCAGCTTACCGCCTTATTACCAAGAACTTTTAGATGGTATTGCGTCCCACCAAGCAAGTATTGACCAAGCTATTGAAGACCACATCCAAGGCAAGTGGTCACTCAAACGCTTGGAGGCGATGAACCTGGCTATTTTAAGGGTAGGCGCCTATGAGATTCTTTATGGGAACCATGACCGGGTACCGGGAGTGGTTGCAGTTGATGAGGCGATTCACTTAGCCCGTCGCTATTCCGACGAAGCCTCCCGACGCTTTATCAATGGCGTTCTTTCCAGTATCTTAGCTACAGCCGGAAATAAGCAGTCAGAGGAGAATCACTGA
- a CDS encoding type II secretion system protein — protein MKFKQVQAKAGMTLLSMVLTLFIVGVIFTVTMIQSQKASQNLAVETCLQKILQSYEACQKEAIIKGEYYYLYFLSDQVRIMQAKEGQDPYIKDIILLPKGTRIQSYQKVSIQPGTGYIQPRTVTLRYPQGRYMVKFQLGVGKYVVEKRKE, from the coding sequence ATGAAGTTTAAGCAAGTACAGGCCAAGGCAGGGATGACCCTCCTGTCCATGGTTTTAACCTTATTTATTGTGGGGGTGATCTTTACGGTAACCATGATTCAAAGCCAAAAGGCCAGTCAAAATTTAGCTGTTGAAACCTGCCTCCAGAAAATCTTGCAGAGCTATGAAGCCTGTCAGAAGGAGGCCATTATCAAGGGCGAATACTACTATCTTTATTTTCTCTCTGACCAGGTACGGATTATGCAGGCCAAGGAGGGACAAGATCCTTATATAAAAGATATTATCCTCTTACCCAAAGGTACCCGAATCCAGTCCTACCAAAAGGTCAGCATCCAACCAGGGACCGGTTATATCCAGCCGCGAACGGTTACCCTACGCTATCCTCAAGGACGTTACATGGTGAAATTTCAGTTAGGAGTGGGCAAGTATGTGGTGGAAAAACGTAAGGAATAA
- a CDS encoding bifunctional 5,10-methylenetetrahydrofolate dehydrogenase/5,10-methenyltetrahydrofolate cyclohydrolase, whose amino-acid sequence MQALQAKTITEPLKADLSQRVAALKDQGIQPRMVTFLVESDDASAAYAKVKGRLAEKLGVTYDFISLKEATSTEELVQAIKEKNADPNVHGVMVEMPLPKHINEQAVIEAIAPEKDLDGLHPLNLGYLLKGTPKMIPNTALSALRLIEASGIEIAGKQAVVIGRSNIVGKPLSQLLLSRHATVTVCHSHTKDLTAITQAADILCVAIGKSHFIQADMVKEGAVVIDIGTNYDEKGKVSGDVDFEALESKAGFLTPVPGGVGPLTTTLIFDQLIRAIETRVMNE is encoded by the coding sequence ATGCAAGCATTGCAAGCGAAGACGATTACAGAGCCCCTGAAGGCTGACTTAAGCCAGCGGGTGGCCGCCTTAAAAGACCAGGGCATTCAGCCACGGATGGTGACCTTTCTAGTGGAGAGTGATGATGCCAGTGCTGCCTATGCTAAGGTTAAAGGCCGTCTAGCGGAAAAATTAGGGGTGACCTATGATTTTATCTCCCTAAAAGAAGCCACTTCGACTGAGGAACTGGTCCAAGCCATTAAAGAAAAGAATGCTGACCCTAATGTCCACGGTGTTATGGTGGAAATGCCCCTGCCTAAGCATATCAATGAACAAGCAGTGATTGAAGCCATCGCCCCAGAAAAAGACTTGGATGGCCTCCATCCTCTCAACCTGGGCTATTTATTAAAAGGAACCCCTAAGATGATTCCAAATACAGCCCTCTCAGCCTTGCGTCTAATCGAAGCTTCCGGAATTGAGATTGCGGGTAAGCAAGCCGTAGTTATCGGCCGCAGTAATATTGTTGGTAAGCCCTTGTCCCAATTACTCCTCTCTCGCCACGCTACCGTTACCGTCTGCCATTCCCACACCAAAGATTTAACAGCCATTACCCAAGCAGCCGATATCCTCTGTGTGGCGATCGGTAAGTCCCACTTTATCCAAGCGGATATGGTTAAGGAGGGCGCAGTAGTCATTGACATTGGGACCAACTATGATGAAAAGGGAAAAGTCAGCGGGGATGTGGATTTCGAAGCCTTAGAAAGTAAGGCAGGTTTCCTGACCCCAGTTCCGGGTGGGGTAGGCCCCTTAACCACAACCTTGATCTTTGACCAGTTAATCCGCGCCATAGAAACGAGGGTTATGAATGAATGA
- the xseA gene encoding exodeoxyribonuclease VII large subunit, translating into MNDAQDQYLSVSQLTKYIKAKFDRDPYMQTVHLVGEVSGFRNRGKNKHQYFGLKDDDAYISSIIFRGTFSKLNFDLEDGMKVQVIGRLSLYEKTGRYSIIIDHIQPDGIGQFYVRFEQLKQKLGEEGLFTFEAKPIPKYPKRIAVVTSPSGAVIRDIITTARRRYPIVQIVLYPTVVQGQQAAKSIVKNLQRADQSGEYDTIIIGRGGGSIEDLWCFNEEEVVRAIAACQTPVISSIGHETDTTLSDYVSDQRAATPTAAAELATPVLNDLIFTINDYKQRLVQIQLNRLNYFKHRLEQVKSSYLFKQPEKMYDGYRLKLADLDNRLNDLVSNKLYQEERRLRQVQSELQGLSPKLLVLENKHKLASLGESLRQVQGQLLERKQYQLQQLAGKLDLLSPLKRLSGGYVYLSKNQVPVESVDQVTIGDNVQLRLADGYLNSQVIGSKKEALQPLQNKENDDE; encoded by the coding sequence ATGAATGATGCCCAAGACCAGTATCTCTCGGTCTCGCAATTAACCAAGTACATTAAGGCCAAGTTTGACCGTGACCCCTATATGCAAACGGTCCATTTGGTGGGCGAGGTGTCAGGCTTCCGTAACCGGGGCAAGAATAAGCACCAATATTTTGGTCTCAAGGATGACGACGCTTATATTTCTTCCATTATCTTTCGGGGAACATTTTCCAAACTTAATTTCGACTTAGAAGATGGGATGAAGGTCCAAGTCATCGGCAGACTGAGCCTCTATGAAAAAACGGGCCGCTATTCCATCATTATTGACCATATCCAGCCCGATGGGATCGGTCAATTTTATGTCCGCTTTGAACAATTGAAGCAGAAACTAGGCGAAGAAGGGCTCTTTACTTTTGAAGCTAAGCCCATCCCTAAGTACCCCAAGCGGATTGCGGTCGTAACCTCACCATCGGGGGCAGTCATTCGCGATATTATTACCACCGCTAGACGTCGCTATCCCATTGTCCAGATTGTCCTCTATCCGACCGTGGTCCAAGGCCAACAAGCTGCCAAGAGCATTGTTAAGAACCTGCAAAGAGCTGACCAAAGTGGGGAATACGATACTATTATTATTGGTCGGGGTGGGGGTTCTATTGAAGACTTGTGGTGTTTTAATGAAGAGGAAGTTGTCCGAGCTATTGCTGCTTGTCAAACGCCAGTCATCTCATCCATTGGCCACGAAACTGATACAACCTTGTCGGACTATGTCAGTGACCAGCGGGCGGCTACCCCAACAGCGGCGGCTGAACTGGCAACTCCAGTTCTCAATGACCTAATCTTTACTATTAACGACTATAAGCAGCGGCTGGTTCAAATCCAACTCAACCGTTTGAACTACTTCAAGCACCGCTTAGAGCAAGTCAAGTCATCTTATCTATTCAAGCAACCCGAGAAGATGTATGACGGTTACCGGCTCAAGTTGGCCGACTTAGATAATCGTTTGAATGACCTAGTGTCTAACAAGCTCTACCAAGAGGAACGGCGACTGAGACAGGTCCAATCGGAATTACAAGGTTTGAGTCCTAAACTATTAGTCTTAGAAAACAAGCACAAGTTAGCCAGTCTAGGTGAGTCATTACGCCAAGTCCAAGGGCAACTCCTGGAACGTAAGCAATACCAATTACAGCAATTGGCGGGTAAGTTAGACCTCTTGTCTCCCCTCAAGCGTTTATCGGGCGGCTATGTCTACTTAAGTAAGAACCAGGTACCGGTGGAATCGGTTGACCAAGTGACTATTGGCGATAATGTCCAGCTCAGACTAGCTGATGGTTACTTAAACAGTCAGGTTATTGGATCCAAGAAAGAAGCTCTACAGCCATTACAGAATAAGGAGAATGATGATGAATAG
- the comGC gene encoding competence type IV pilus major pilin ComGC — MMNVLNHKANRMMKKLGVHKQEGFTLLEMIVVLFILGLLILLFLPNIMNQRDSAQETGDEALIQTVETQQILYKNDHDGQEGTIDQLVAEEYLSQEQADRFNSISAE; from the coding sequence ATGATGAATGTCTTAAATCATAAAGCGAATCGAATGATGAAAAAATTAGGTGTCCATAAGCAAGAGGGTTTTACCCTTTTAGAAATGATCGTTGTCCTCTTTATTTTAGGCTTACTGATCTTACTCTTTTTACCTAATATCATGAACCAAAGAGACAGTGCCCAGGAAACCGGGGACGAAGCCCTCATACAAACTGTTGAAACCCAGCAGATCCTCTACAAAAATGACCATGATGGTCAAGAGGGGACAATTGACCAATTGGTGGCAGAAGAATACTTAAGCCAAGAGCAAGCAGACCGCTTCAATTCCATATCCGCTGAGTAA
- the comGF gene encoding competence type IV pilus minor pilin ComGF, whose translation MNWKVWKTWNKSAFTLIEAVLALALFFMIQSLFVLVVEVEINHYQAVKDIQQDDWGVFLMQLQREARHSRLNWATGTRLNYQLASGQRIQMEYYSNQESSMIRRLVSGRGHQPYLMGVEWVKFTMVNSHQVRVNCRLADQKEYQALISFREEARESESD comes from the coding sequence TTGAATTGGAAAGTGTGGAAGACTTGGAATAAGTCGGCCTTTACCTTAATTGAAGCAGTCCTGGCCCTAGCCTTATTCTTTATGATCCAGTCCCTCTTTGTCCTGGTGGTCGAAGTGGAGATTAACCACTACCAAGCGGTTAAGGATATCCAGCAAGATGATTGGGGCGTTTTCTTGATGCAGCTGCAAAGAGAAGCCCGCCATAGTCGGCTCAATTGGGCGACCGGCACTCGCTTGAACTACCAACTGGCTAGTGGCCAACGGATTCAGATGGAGTATTACAGTAACCAAGAGTCTTCAATGATCCGCCGCCTGGTCTCAGGTCGGGGCCACCAACCCTATTTGATGGGGGTGGAATGGGTAAAGTTCACCATGGTCAACTCCCACCAGGTGAGGGTAAATTGCCGCTTGGCTGATCAAAAGGAATACCAAGCACTGATTTCCTTTAGAGAGGAGGCTAGGGAAAGTGAAAGCGATTAA
- a CDS encoding V-type ATPase subunit: protein MTNYTAINTKVRAMKGSLVLTPEEIDDRLAGYTLSDLYQVLDQLPSYHQVMPSEQNKLDLTAENLIELIDRGLRYDFLKLYRFSGFEQRAALSVYGIRFEREFITKVLRGLERQESVPFVVNPFTDYLEKHRHFHIGELITKTSVLDAIDTFRDTDYGKFFEDYHDYFHDHDYNHYIISTVFEQYCAVLVWKKASRVLNDKALTRFKKLFGREMDLANIRTIFRLKFYYKVDENFIRSQLFSPGRYLNEANISALLASQDKNSFFNLLTNLGYQDLFKSGENKVVGLKQQKAWLKTIEHRFAKSLPQSVLPLFDYLSLKELEADLLKEKVEAIAYQSPVTMPFHN, encoded by the coding sequence ATGACTAACTATACCGCTATCAACACCAAGGTCCGGGCCATGAAAGGGAGCCTCGTCTTGACTCCAGAAGAAATCGATGACCGCTTAGCAGGTTATACTTTGTCAGACCTCTACCAGGTCCTCGACCAATTGCCCTCCTACCACCAAGTGATGCCCAGCGAACAGAACAAGCTTGACCTCACTGCGGAAAACTTGATTGAACTGATTGATCGGGGCTTGCGCTATGACTTTCTCAAGCTCTACCGCTTTTCTGGTTTCGAACAACGGGCGGCCTTGTCAGTCTATGGGATTCGTTTTGAACGTGAATTTATCACCAAGGTGCTCAGAGGCTTGGAACGCCAAGAATCGGTACCCTTTGTCGTTAACCCCTTTACTGACTACTTGGAAAAACACCGCCACTTTCATATCGGTGAACTAATTACCAAGACATCGGTCCTTGATGCGATTGATACCTTTAGAGATACCGATTACGGTAAATTCTTTGAGGATTATCATGATTATTTCCATGACCACGACTACAACCATTACATTATCAGTACCGTCTTTGAACAATACTGTGCGGTCTTGGTTTGGAAGAAGGCCAGTCGGGTACTTAATGATAAGGCCCTGACCCGCTTTAAGAAGTTATTTGGTAGAGAGATGGACTTAGCCAATATCCGGACCATTTTTCGTTTGAAATTCTACTATAAGGTGGATGAGAACTTTATCCGCTCCCAACTCTTTAGCCCAGGTCGCTATCTCAATGAAGCTAATATCAGTGCCCTCCTGGCTAGCCAGGACAAGAACAGCTTCTTCAATCTCTTGACCAATTTGGGTTACCAAGATTTATTCAAGAGTGGGGAGAATAAGGTCGTAGGATTGAAGCAACAAAAGGCTTGGTTAAAGACCATTGAACACCGCTTCGCTAAGAGTTTACCGCAGTCGGTTTTACCCCTCTTTGACTATCTCAGCCTCAAAGAACTGGAAGCTGACCTCCTCAAAGAAAAGGTCGAAGCCATTGCCTACCAATCCCCTGTTACTATGCCATTCCATAATTGA
- a CDS encoding Asp23/Gls24 family envelope stress response protein yields the protein MTTSTAQEVLSHEVDAKGSINIAPEVIETIARIACEHIEGALPINEYQGSFQAFFSKANSVRLYNDESGQVVVEMAVVSEYGRDIPKTMLALQKHVKETIYEMTDILVDRVNVVVCDLAIWEQ from the coding sequence ATGACAACATCAACAGCACAAGAAGTCCTTTCCCATGAAGTGGATGCTAAGGGAAGTATCAACATAGCTCCAGAAGTGATTGAAACCATAGCCCGCATTGCTTGTGAGCATATCGAAGGTGCGCTACCGATCAATGAATACCAAGGCTCATTTCAAGCTTTCTTTTCAAAAGCCAACAGTGTCAGACTCTATAATGATGAGTCCGGCCAAGTAGTGGTTGAAATGGCAGTCGTCAGTGAGTATGGTCGCGACATTCCTAAAACCATGCTGGCTTTACAAAAACATGTCAAAGAAACGATCTATGAAATGACAGATATTCTGGTAGACCGGGTCAATGTTGTGGTTTGCGATCTCGCCATTTGGGAACAATAG
- the comGA gene encoding competence type IV pilus ATPase ComGA codes for MQEVTQEILKEAYQARVDDIHLLPERGLYQVYFRQEGILKPVRQFDLDFGSRWIRYLKYISHLDVGEQRLPQEGALIYQLDQGDIELRLSTLANYLMQESLVIRLLYDQSQWHYSEREAKDLVEMKKYLYRKSGLMLFSGPVASGKTSTIYHLLREVYQERACQVITMEDPVEIKEANFLQISVNRKAGLTYERLIKASLRHHPDILLIGEIRDEETAQMVMRAALTGHLVIATIHAKNCIGVIGRLKELGLSQEQLLQTLLFVASQRLIPVKGEGVSRQLFCEWMNARMLALYLTKGEVASDFKSLNSKLQEAYTHGKIQAELLAAYQLEENC; via the coding sequence TTGCAGGAAGTCACTCAAGAAATACTCAAGGAAGCCTACCAAGCTCGGGTGGATGATATCCATCTCTTGCCAGAAAGGGGCCTTTACCAAGTCTATTTTCGCCAAGAGGGAATCCTAAAGCCGGTGCGCCAGTTTGACTTAGACTTTGGAAGCCGTTGGATTCGCTATTTGAAGTATATTAGTCATTTAGATGTGGGCGAGCAACGTTTACCTCAAGAAGGGGCCTTGATCTATCAATTAGACCAAGGAGACATTGAACTCAGGCTGTCCACCTTAGCCAACTACCTTATGCAGGAATCCTTGGTGATCCGTCTGCTCTATGACCAAAGTCAGTGGCATTACAGTGAGCGAGAGGCTAAAGACTTAGTTGAGATGAAGAAATACCTTTATCGAAAAAGTGGACTCATGCTTTTCTCTGGCCCGGTGGCCTCGGGAAAGACGTCAACCATCTATCATCTCTTAAGAGAGGTCTACCAGGAACGCGCCTGCCAGGTGATCACCATGGAGGACCCGGTCGAAATTAAGGAAGCCAACTTTCTACAGATCTCAGTCAACCGCAAGGCAGGATTAACTTATGAACGCTTGATCAAGGCCAGTCTCCGCCACCATCCCGATATTCTCTTGATCGGTGAAATTCGTGATGAAGAAACTGCTCAGATGGTGATGCGGGCAGCCTTAACCGGGCACTTGGTGATTGCCACCATCCATGCCAAGAACTGTATCGGCGTCATTGGCCGTCTCAAGGAATTGGGACTGAGCCAAGAACAACTACTGCAAACGCTCTTGTTTGTAGCTTCTCAGCGCCTCATTCCTGTCAAAGGAGAAGGAGTGTCGCGGCAACTTTTTTGTGAATGGATGAATGCCCGCATGTTGGCCCTCTACCTCACTAAGGGAGAAGTGGCCAGTGACTTTAAGTCTTTAAATAGTAAATTGCAGGAGGCTTATACCCATGGAAAAATCCAAGCCGAACTTTTGGCGGCCTATCAATTGGAAGAAAATTGCTAA
- the comGB gene encoding competence type IV pilus assembly protein ComGB, translating to MEKSKPNFWRPINWKKIANYEITSSWNKSLQAEVLAYIADMLMEGFQMIDIFSFLAALYPKEEETFKAMEALLIEGHFFYETTGEMKLAKDIQFQIQVAERWGDFAPGLKTISSYLKERAQQQATIRQSLRYPVFLVVLLLAMLLGMRGFVLPQFDRLQASPDSGVLGLLFWCLENLPLLLGIFVVALVVFYLLFQLWKRKVGPLVQAQTLVKIPILGRLLRLYYTYYFAYEFSQLFQVGYSIKQIIDTFSQQEEVPFLYDFGHYLAHSYEEGQAIVGQLRAVNIFTREFPAIVHQGELLSQLALKMRLYSQRCLKNYQDQVKLLMRWIQNGLFIVIALFIVTIYLMLMLPMFNMIGEIPG from the coding sequence ATGGAAAAATCCAAGCCGAACTTTTGGCGGCCTATCAATTGGAAGAAAATTGCTAATTATGAAATTACTTCCTCTTGGAATAAAAGCCTCCAAGCGGAAGTGCTTGCCTATATCGCTGACATGTTAATGGAAGGTTTTCAAATGATTGATATCTTTTCCTTCTTGGCTGCCCTCTATCCCAAGGAGGAAGAGACCTTTAAAGCCATGGAGGCCTTATTAATTGAAGGGCATTTTTTCTATGAAACCACTGGAGAAATGAAACTGGCTAAGGATATTCAATTCCAAATCCAAGTCGCTGAACGCTGGGGTGATTTTGCTCCAGGCCTAAAGACCATCAGTTCCTATCTCAAGGAGAGAGCCCAGCAGCAAGCCACTATCAGGCAAAGCTTACGCTATCCGGTCTTTCTAGTGGTCTTACTTTTAGCCATGCTTCTGGGAATGCGGGGATTTGTCTTACCTCAATTTGACCGCCTCCAAGCCAGTCCTGACTCTGGAGTCCTAGGTTTACTCTTTTGGTGCTTGGAAAACCTCCCCTTACTTTTAGGAATTTTTGTCGTGGCGCTAGTGGTTTTCTATTTGCTTTTTCAACTTTGGAAGCGAAAGGTGGGCCCCTTGGTTCAAGCCCAGACCTTGGTTAAAATTCCAATTTTAGGCAGACTTTTGCGGCTTTATTACACCTATTACTTTGCCTATGAATTTAGCCAGCTCTTCCAGGTGGGCTATTCCATTAAACAGATTATTGATACCTTTAGCCAGCAAGAAGAAGTTCCTTTCCTCTATGACTTTGGCCACTATCTAGCTCATTCTTATGAAGAAGGGCAGGCCATTGTGGGCCAGCTAAGGGCGGTTAATATTTTTACCCGGGAATTTCCCGCCATTGTCCACCAGGGGGAGTTACTGAGTCAATTGGCGCTCAAGATGCGTCTTTACAGTCAGCGCTGTCTGAAGAATTACCAAGACCAGGTCAAACTCCTCATGCGTTGGATTCAGAATGGCTTATTTATCGTGATTGCTCTATTTATCGTAACCATTTATCTGATGTTGATGCTACCCATGTTTAATATGATAGGAGAGATACCAGGATGA
- the efp gene encoding elongation factor P, whose amino-acid sequence MITTNDFKNGLTIQDGGNLYRIIEFQHVKPGKGSAFVRSKLRNLRSGAVTDKTWRAGEKVETAHIDSQEMQYLYAAGDSHVFMDTTTFEQIEIPTEKIENELKYLLENMIVSVVSFEGEVIGLEVPNTVELEVAETEPSIKGNTASGGSKPATMETGLVVNVPFFVNKGDKLVINTNDGEYISRA is encoded by the coding sequence ATGATAACAACAAATGACTTTAAAAATGGCTTAACCATCCAAGACGGCGGCAACTTATATCGGATTATTGAATTCCAACACGTTAAACCAGGTAAGGGGAGTGCCTTTGTTCGTTCTAAATTAAGAAACCTACGTTCAGGTGCCGTAACCGATAAGACCTGGCGTGCAGGGGAAAAAGTGGAAACTGCCCACATTGATTCCCAAGAAATGCAATACCTATATGCAGCTGGGGACTCCCATGTCTTCATGGATACCACTACCTTCGAACAAATCGAAATTCCAACTGAAAAAATTGAAAACGAATTAAAATACTTATTAGAAAACATGATCGTTTCAGTGGTTTCATTTGAAGGGGAAGTCATTGGTCTAGAAGTTCCTAACACCGTAGAACTCGAAGTAGCCGAAACTGAACCATCAATCAAAGGCAACACCGCATCAGGCGGAAGCAAACCAGCTACTATGGAAACCGGCCTAGTCGTTAACGTGCCATTCTTTGTTAACAAGGGTGATAAATTAGTCATCAACACCAACGACGGCGAATACATTTCCCGGGCTTAG